One region of Roseovarius faecimaris genomic DNA includes:
- a CDS encoding amino acid synthesis family protein has product MTLNIRKTAVWVEETHLEMGKTIDPPTRKAVAVAVIANPFAGTYVEDLTPLMDIGAELGGMLGERCVEALGITPDQAESYGKAAMVGENGELEHAAAILHPKLGAPLRKAVEKGAALVPSSKKMGGPGQDLDVPLGHKDAAYVRSHFDGVEVRMNDAPRANEILVAVAVTDSGRPLPRVGGLTHGEAEGKDGLR; this is encoded by the coding sequence ATGACATTGAACATTCGCAAAACAGCGGTCTGGGTTGAAGAGACCCACCTGGAAATGGGCAAGACCATTGACCCGCCCACGCGCAAGGCTGTGGCGGTGGCGGTCATCGCCAATCCTTTTGCCGGCACGTATGTCGAAGACCTCACTCCGCTGATGGATATCGGTGCAGAGCTGGGTGGCATGCTGGGCGAGCGATGCGTCGAGGCGCTGGGGATCACACCCGATCAGGCCGAAAGCTATGGCAAGGCGGCGATGGTGGGCGAAAACGGAGAGCTGGAACACGCCGCCGCGATCCTGCACCCGAAGCTGGGCGCGCCGCTGCGCAAAGCTGTGGAAAAGGGGGCCGCGCTTGTGCCGTCGTCGAAAAAGATGGGTGGACCGGGGCAGGATCTCGACGTGCCCCTGGGCCATAAGGATGCGGCATATGTGCGCTCACATTTCGACGGGGTCGAGGTGCGCATGAACGATGCCCCCCGCGCCAACGAAATCCTGGTCGCCGTGGCGGTGACGGATAGCGGCCGACCCCTGCCACGCGTTGGCGGACTGACCCATGGCGAGGCCGAAGGGAAAGATGGCCTTCGGTAA
- the thiB gene encoding thiamine ABC transporter substrate binding subunit, translating to MKHLIFAAGLLGATTALAEAPELTVYTYDSFVSDWGPGPQVEAAFEATCGCDLKLVGIEDGAALLARVRLEGDRTDADLVLGLDTNLMKAARDTGLFAPHAVSAEYALPVNWSDDIFVPYDWGYFAFVHSAEITPPANFRALAESDTTIVIQDPRSSTPGLGLLMWVKAAYGDEAPVIWEGLADNIVTVTKGWSEAYGLFLEGEADMVLSYTTSPAYHLIAEDDASKAAAAFDEGHYMQVEVAAKLASSDQAELADQFLAFMVSDAFQEIIPTTNWMYPAITPASGLPDGFETLITPATSLLFSPEDAAALRDLALDEWLTALSR from the coding sequence ATGAAACATCTTATTTTTGCTGCGGGACTTCTTGGCGCAACCACGGCCTTGGCTGAGGCGCCCGAGCTTACCGTTTATACCTATGACAGCTTTGTATCCGACTGGGGCCCAGGGCCTCAGGTGGAAGCCGCCTTTGAAGCAACGTGCGGCTGCGACCTGAAACTTGTGGGCATCGAGGACGGCGCGGCCCTGCTGGCGCGGGTCCGGCTTGAAGGCGACCGCACCGATGCCGATCTTGTGCTCGGGCTTGACACCAACCTGATGAAGGCGGCGCGGGATACCGGCCTTTTCGCACCGCACGCGGTCAGCGCGGAGTATGCGTTGCCGGTGAACTGGTCCGACGACATCTTTGTGCCCTACGATTGGGGTTATTTCGCCTTTGTCCACTCGGCCGAGATCACGCCTCCCGCCAATTTCAGGGCGCTCGCCGAAAGCGACACCACCATCGTTATCCAGGATCCGCGCTCGTCAACGCCCGGCCTGGGCCTGCTGATGTGGGTCAAGGCTGCTTATGGCGACGAGGCTCCGGTGATCTGGGAGGGGCTGGCCGACAATATCGTGACGGTCACGAAGGGTTGGTCCGAGGCCTATGGCCTCTTCCTGGAAGGCGAAGCCGACATGGTGCTGAGCTACACAACCTCGCCGGCTTATCATCTGATCGCCGAGGACGACGCCTCGAAGGCCGCCGCAGCCTTCGACGAAGGGCATTACATGCAGGTCGAGGTGGCGGCCAAGCTAGCGTCGAGCGACCAGGCTGAGCTTGCGGATCAGTTTCTGGCCTTCATGGTGTCAGATGCGTTTCAGGAGATCATCCCGACGACGAACTGGATGTATCCCGCGATCACTCCGGCCTCGGGGCTGCCTGATGGGTTCGAGACACTGATCACACCCGCCACGTCGCTTCTCTTCTCGCCTGAAGACGCTGCCGCACTGCGCGACCTGGCGCTGGACGAATGGCTCACCGCGCTCAGCCGCTGA
- a CDS encoding thiamine/thiamine pyrophosphate ABC transporter permease ThiP: MAHRAQPLSAWPGRVAALAVAALILGTLLAVALRAETGRGLSFADWAALRFTVVQAALSALLSVALAVPVARALARRRFVGRRLLIALLGAPFILPVIVAILGLLQIFGRSGWLSDLLVAAGFQPLQIYGLHGVVLAHVFFNLPLATRLILQAWQEVPAEQYRIAAQLNFSPWTMFRLIEAPLLRRACPGALAVVFAICLSSFAVALTLGGGPRATTLELAIYQAFRFDFDLGRAAMLSGMQLVLTLCAAGLALRLTRGDGFGTGLDRHLRRWDGGSIGARLLDATWIVLAALFLLLPLLAICIAGLPDLARMPASVLSAALTSIAVALGSTVLLLGLALPMAAGVALGRAGPIELAGILGLAASPLVIGTGLFILLRPVADPFALALPVTALVNAVMALPFALRILIPRARAVVHDMSRLALSLDMGHVTFARLVLLPRMRAQIGFAAGLAAALSMGDLGVIALFADAEIATLPLQIFRLMGAYRVQDAAAAALLLLILSMAIFWLLDRGGRYHAEA; encoded by the coding sequence ATGGCTCACCGCGCTCAGCCGCTGAGCGCCTGGCCCGGACGCGTCGCGGCACTGGCTGTCGCGGCGCTGATCCTGGGCACGCTGCTGGCAGTGGCACTGCGTGCCGAAACCGGTCGCGGCCTCAGCTTTGCGGATTGGGCCGCGCTGCGCTTTACAGTCGTACAGGCGGCGCTTTCCGCGCTTCTGAGCGTGGCTCTTGCGGTACCGGTGGCCCGGGCGCTGGCCCGGCGCCGCTTTGTTGGGCGGCGCCTGCTGATCGCGCTGCTTGGCGCACCGTTCATCCTGCCGGTGATCGTGGCCATTCTGGGCCTCTTGCAGATCTTCGGACGGTCGGGGTGGCTGAGTGATCTTCTGGTCGCAGCCGGGTTTCAACCGCTGCAGATCTATGGCTTGCATGGGGTTGTTCTGGCGCATGTCTTTTTCAACCTGCCATTGGCGACGCGCCTGATCCTCCAGGCCTGGCAGGAGGTACCCGCCGAGCAGTACCGCATCGCGGCTCAGCTCAATTTCAGCCCTTGGACCATGTTTCGACTGATCGAAGCGCCCCTGCTGCGCCGCGCCTGCCCCGGAGCGCTGGCGGTGGTTTTCGCAATCTGCCTGAGCAGCTTTGCCGTGGCGCTGACGCTTGGCGGCGGACCACGCGCCACCACGCTGGAGCTCGCGATTTATCAGGCCTTCCGGTTCGATTTCGACCTTGGTCGTGCGGCGATGCTCTCGGGCATGCAACTCGTTCTCACGCTCTGCGCAGCCGGGCTCGCCTTGCGTCTGACCAGGGGGGACGGCTTTGGCACAGGGCTTGACCGCCACCTGCGCCGCTGGGACGGAGGCAGTATCGGGGCGAGACTGCTTGATGCAACATGGATTGTCCTTGCCGCACTGTTCCTGCTTCTGCCGCTGCTTGCTATCTGCATCGCGGGCCTGCCAGACCTCGCCCGGATGCCTGCATCCGTTCTCTCCGCCGCGCTCACATCCATTGCCGTCGCATTGGGCAGCACGGTGCTTCTGCTTGGGCTGGCCTTGCCGATGGCCGCCGGTGTTGCCCTTGGCCGGGCCGGGCCAATCGAACTCGCGGGGATCCTTGGCTTGGCCGCCTCGCCCCTCGTCATCGGCACCGGGCTTTTCATCCTGCTCCGCCCCGTGGCCGACCCTTTTGCGCTGGCCCTGCCGGTCACGGCGCTGGTGAATGCCGTTATGGCCCTGCCCTTCGCATTGCGCATTCTCATCCCCAGAGCGCGCGCGGTGGTTCACGACATGTCGCGCCTTGCGCTTTCACTCGACATGGGACACGTCACATTTGCCCGTCTGGTTCTGCTGCCCCGCATGCGCGCGCAGATCGGGTTTGCCGCGGGACTTGCTGCCGCGCTGTCAATGGGCGATCTTGGCGTGATCGCGCTGTTTGCCGATGCCGAGATTGCCACGCTGCCGCTGCAGATCTTTCGTCTGATGGGGGCCTACCGGGTGCAGGATGCTGCGGCGGCGGCTCTGCTGCTGCTGATCCTGTCGATGGCCATATTCTGGCTGCTAGACCGAGGGGGACGGTATCATGCTGAAGCTTGA
- a CDS encoding ATP-binding cassette domain-containing protein — protein MLKLEACRIENGSFTLSADIQIAQGSRCAVIGPSGSGKSTLLEAIAGFRGLSAGRITWQGNDMSDQPPGQRPVAMLFQDGNLFPHLTAAQNVGLGLRPVARLTASEKQTVDTALARVGLEGMGARKPAELSGGQQSRVALARALVQRRAILLLDEPFAALGPALKADMLDLVADLVNETGATLLMVSHDPDDALRICGHAILVAGACAAPPVETKALLSNPPPELRDYLG, from the coding sequence ATGCTGAAGCTTGAAGCCTGCCGGATCGAAAACGGCTCGTTCACACTTTCGGCCGATATTCAGATTGCCCAAGGATCGCGCTGCGCGGTGATCGGCCCCTCCGGCTCAGGTAAATCCACCCTTTTGGAGGCAATCGCGGGCTTTCGCGGGTTGAGCGCCGGGCGCATCACCTGGCAAGGAAACGACATGTCTGATCAGCCGCCAGGGCAACGCCCCGTGGCCATGCTGTTTCAGGACGGTAACCTTTTCCCGCATCTCACTGCGGCGCAGAATGTCGGGCTCGGTTTGCGCCCGGTGGCCCGGCTCACCGCAAGCGAGAAGCAGACGGTCGACACCGCTCTTGCACGGGTCGGGCTTGAAGGAATGGGCGCACGCAAGCCTGCGGAACTCTCCGGGGGGCAACAAAGCCGGGTGGCCCTGGCGCGCGCTCTGGTGCAGCGCCGCGCCATCTTGTTACTCGACGAGCCCTTTGCCGCCCTTGGCCCAGCGCTCAAGGCCGACATGCTCGATCTTGTGGCCGATCTGGTGAACGAAACCGGTGCCACGCTTCTGATGGTGAGCCATGATCCCGACGATGCGCTCCGGATCTGCGGGCATGCGATCCTGGTTGCGGGGGCGTGCGCAGCGCCCCCGGTGGAAACCAAGGCGCTGCTCAGCAATCCGCCGCCTGAGCTGCGCGATTATCTGGGCTGA
- a CDS encoding aldo/keto reductase: MTLMTQSFPLTSNVSIPAVGYGTYLVSPEDAPAAIEAAITAGYRHIDTASGYRNEVEVGEGLRNGLAANGLSRKDVFVTAKLWPGNPAWGDAPKGFDETIAACDDSLEKLGLDYVDLYLIHAPYGGAERLNEWRALLELKASGKARSIGVSNFNEDHLEEIKAAGLSMPDANQIELHPWSQKPDLLAYMRANAIAPIAYSSLVPLSTWRTEPGQDSAKTEEMRADGHVFAGMAEKYGVTEAQLLLRWGVQNGYAVLPKSLNPERMAQNIALAGFEIDAEDMARMAGMDRGDGVAWASGDPSKAE; encoded by the coding sequence ATGACTCTCATGACCCAAAGTTTTCCCCTTACATCCAACGTTTCGATACCGGCGGTGGGGTACGGGACCTATCTTGTTTCGCCCGAAGACGCCCCGGCTGCGATTGAGGCGGCGATTACCGCAGGCTACCGGCATATCGACACCGCGTCGGGATATCGCAACGAAGTTGAGGTTGGCGAAGGGCTCCGCAACGGACTGGCAGCGAATGGCCTGTCGCGCAAGGATGTGTTCGTGACGGCGAAGCTCTGGCCCGGCAATCCGGCCTGGGGTGATGCCCCGAAAGGTTTTGACGAGACGATAGCGGCCTGTGACGACAGCCTTGAAAAGCTGGGGCTCGACTATGTGGACCTTTATCTCATCCATGCCCCGTATGGCGGCGCGGAGCGGTTGAATGAATGGCGGGCCCTGCTGGAGCTGAAGGCCAGCGGAAAAGCCAGGTCAATCGGTGTCAGCAATTTCAACGAGGATCATCTGGAAGAAATCAAAGCCGCCGGTTTGTCGATGCCCGACGCCAACCAGATCGAACTGCACCCCTGGTCGCAGAAGCCCGATCTTCTGGCCTATATGCGTGCAAACGCGATTGCGCCGATTGCCTATAGCAGCCTCGTGCCGCTTTCCACCTGGCGCACCGAGCCGGGCCAGGACAGCGCCAAGACCGAAGAGATGCGTGCCGATGGTCATGTCTTTGCTGGAATGGCGGAAAAATACGGGGTGACCGAAGCTCAGTTGCTGCTGAGGTGGGGGGTTCAGAACGGGTATGCCGTGCTACCCAAGAGCCTGAACCCGGAGCGAATGGCCCAGAACATCGCGCTTGCCGGGTTCGAGATCGACGCGGAAGACATGGCACGAATGGCGGGCATGGATCGCGGTGATGGCGTGGCCTGGGCGTCCGGTGATCCCAGCAAGGCAGAGTAA
- a CDS encoding AraC family transcriptional regulator, producing the protein MRLDELRELALRLLSENRAYPPGIHILQREAPSSIEAVIYRPVICLILQGAKEVTIGNKTVCARTGDALLVSHDLPVVSKITEASQDKPYLALILEIDLAAIRGLYEQLGDTLENVPDARSLSRQAADPAWMEPLQRYLRLAGSQLDLTVVGPLTLREIHYRLLLSPIGGMLRNLLKVDSHASRIAKAILHIRSGFRQPLAIETLARMVGMSTSSFHSHFKSVTGTSPLQYQKDLRLIEAQSLLQGGQHSVASASFEVGYESPTHFSRDFARKFGVPPSRALAAA; encoded by the coding sequence ATGAGATTGGATGAACTTCGAGAGCTTGCTCTGCGCTTATTATCTGAAAATAGGGCATATCCACCGGGCATTCACATTCTGCAAAGAGAGGCGCCTTCCTCAATCGAGGCTGTGATATATCGTCCTGTGATTTGCCTGATCCTTCAAGGCGCTAAAGAAGTGACCATCGGGAACAAGACGGTTTGCGCCCGAACGGGTGACGCGCTTCTGGTCAGTCACGATCTGCCGGTTGTCTCGAAGATCACCGAGGCAAGCCAGGACAAACCTTACCTTGCCCTGATCCTGGAAATAGACCTGGCAGCTATCCGCGGTCTCTACGAGCAGCTCGGAGATACGTTGGAGAACGTACCCGACGCGAGGTCGCTGTCGCGCCAGGCGGCCGACCCGGCCTGGATGGAGCCGCTGCAACGGTATCTGCGCCTGGCCGGCTCCCAACTGGATCTGACGGTTGTCGGGCCGCTGACCTTGCGCGAAATACATTATCGCCTGCTGCTCTCGCCGATCGGGGGCATGCTGCGCAATCTGCTGAAGGTCGACAGCCATGCAAGCCGTATCGCCAAGGCCATTCTGCATATCAGGTCCGGGTTTCGTCAGCCTCTCGCAATCGAGACCCTTGCGCGCATGGTTGGCATGAGCACGTCGTCCTTCCATTCGCATTTCAAATCCGTGACCGGCACTTCGCCCCTGCAATATCAGAAAGATCTTCGCCTGATCGAAGCGCAATCCCTCTTGCAGGGCGGGCAGCACAGCGTCGCATCGGCGAGTTTCGAGGTGGGGTATGAAAGCCCTACGCATTTCAGTCGCGACTTCGCCAGAAAATTCGGGGTCCCCCCCAGCCGCGCCCTGGCAGCCGCCTGA
- a CDS encoding cupin domain-containing protein: MPNIITLDEAENAAEFFPGMQVWWRGALARGSHQELCWVKFEPGSTYPLHSHPYEQVSVMVQGRMRLRVGDETREVGAGDMWFAPADMPHGGEILGEDPVIFIDVYAPPSRGDGSDVTYFE; encoded by the coding sequence ATGCCCAACATCATCACGCTCGACGAGGCCGAGAATGCCGCAGAGTTTTTTCCTGGCATGCAGGTCTGGTGGCGCGGTGCGTTGGCGCGCGGCTCTCATCAGGAGCTTTGCTGGGTCAAATTCGAACCGGGCAGCACCTATCCGCTTCATTCACACCCCTATGAGCAGGTCAGTGTCATGGTGCAGGGGCGTATGCGCCTGCGCGTGGGCGATGAGACACGAGAGGTCGGAGCCGGCGATATGTGGTTCGCCCCGGCGGACATGCCCCATGGCGGAGAGATCCTTGGCGAAGACCCGGTGATCTTCATCGATGTCTATGCACCGCCCAGCCGCGGCGATGGCAGCGACGTGACCTATTTCGAGTGA
- a CDS encoding adenosylcobalamin-dependent ribonucleoside-diphosphate reductase yields MSRFAAPISEAIWDMKYRFKASDGTPHDLTVEDSWRRVARALAVVEDDAAHWEDVFYRALEDFKYLPAGRITAGAGTGRKVTLFNCFVMGTIPDDMGGIFDALREAALTMQQGGGIGYDFSTIRPRGADVKGVGADASGPLSFMDVWDAMCRTIMSAGSRRGAMMATMRCDHPDIEDFIAAKADAARLRMFNLSVLVTDDFMEAVKSDGSWELQFDGKVYHTVQARDLWNRIMKATYDFAEPGVIFIDRINAANNLAYAETIAATNPCGEQPLPPYGACLLGSINLARLVYAPFEDGAHVCETALSELVTTAVRMMDNVVDASQFPLPEQAAEAKAKRRIGLGVTGLADALLMVGLRYGSDEAAAQTENWLRAIARAAYLASVDLAKEKGAFPLFDAEEYLASGTMQSMDDDVRDAVREHGIRNALLTSIAPTGTISLYAGNVSSGIEPVFAYSYTRKVLQRDGSRTEEEVVDYAVQLWREKFGDAPLPEYFVNAQTLAPLEHVKMQAAAQKWVDSSISKTINCPADISFEAFKDVYMEAWDTGCKGCTTYRPNDVTGSVLSVSENADKVPDESPAIASPEGGEVVYMSEPLDRPTELEGATYKLKWPDSNHAIYVTVNDIVLNGHRRPFEVFINSKNMEHFAWTVALTRMISAVFRRGGDVSFVVEELKAVFDPRGGAWMNGKYIPSILAAIGGVLEQHMVAIGFLEGEGMGLKADPRAQVVNLDSPKGPACPSCGQYDMRMVEGCMTCGSCGHSKCG; encoded by the coding sequence ATGAGCCGTTTTGCTGCCCCTATTTCCGAAGCCATCTGGGATATGAAGTACCGCTTCAAAGCCTCGGACGGCACGCCGCATGACCTGACTGTCGAGGACAGCTGGCGGCGCGTGGCGCGGGCTTTGGCCGTGGTGGAGGATGACGCCGCCCATTGGGAAGATGTCTTTTATCGCGCGCTTGAGGATTTCAAATATCTGCCGGCGGGGCGGATCACGGCGGGTGCCGGGACGGGCCGCAAGGTGACGCTTTTCAACTGCTTCGTGATGGGCACGATCCCCGACGATATGGGGGGTATTTTCGACGCGCTGCGCGAGGCGGCGCTGACCATGCAGCAGGGCGGCGGCATCGGCTATGACTTTTCGACCATCCGGCCGCGTGGCGCCGATGTGAAGGGCGTGGGCGCTGATGCCTCCGGCCCCCTGAGCTTTATGGATGTGTGGGATGCGATGTGCCGCACGATCATGTCTGCAGGCAGCCGCCGGGGCGCGATGATGGCCACGATGCGTTGCGATCACCCCGATATCGAGGATTTCATCGCCGCCAAGGCCGATGCCGCGCGGCTGAGAATGTTCAATCTGAGTGTATTGGTGACCGATGATTTCATGGAAGCCGTGAAGTCCGATGGCAGCTGGGAGCTGCAGTTTGACGGTAAGGTCTATCACACCGTGCAGGCGCGTGACCTGTGGAACCGGATCATGAAGGCGACATATGATTTCGCCGAACCCGGGGTGATCTTCATCGACCGCATCAACGCCGCCAATAACCTGGCCTATGCCGAAACGATTGCCGCGACGAACCCCTGCGGAGAGCAGCCTTTGCCGCCTTATGGGGCGTGCCTGCTGGGGTCGATCAACCTCGCACGGCTTGTCTACGCACCGTTTGAGGATGGCGCGCATGTCTGTGAAACCGCGTTGAGCGAGCTTGTGACCACCGCCGTGCGGATGATGGACAATGTGGTGGATGCGTCGCAATTTCCCCTGCCTGAGCAGGCGGCGGAAGCAAAAGCAAAGCGGCGCATCGGTCTTGGCGTCACGGGCCTGGCGGATGCGCTTCTCATGGTCGGGCTGCGCTATGGCAGTGACGAGGCCGCCGCCCAGACCGAAAACTGGCTACGCGCCATTGCCCGTGCCGCTTACCTGGCGTCGGTGGATCTGGCCAAGGAGAAAGGCGCGTTTCCGCTCTTCGATGCGGAGGAATACCTTGCCAGCGGGACGATGCAATCCATGGACGACGATGTGCGGGATGCTGTTCGTGAGCACGGTATTCGCAACGCTTTGCTGACCTCGATCGCCCCCACCGGCACGATCAGCCTTTATGCCGGGAATGTCAGCTCGGGGATCGAGCCGGTTTTTGCCTATTCCTACACCCGCAAGGTGCTGCAACGCGATGGCAGCCGCACGGAGGAGGAAGTGGTCGATTATGCCGTGCAGCTTTGGCGCGAGAAATTCGGGGATGCGCCGCTGCCGGAGTATTTTGTCAACGCCCAGACCCTTGCGCCGCTGGAGCATGTGAAGATGCAGGCCGCCGCGCAGAAATGGGTGGACAGCTCCATTTCCAAGACGATCAACTGCCCGGCCGATATCAGCTTCGAGGCGTTCAAGGACGTCTACATGGAGGCTTGGGATACGGGCTGCAAGGGCTGCACTACCTACCGGCCGAATGATGTGACGGGGTCGGTTTTGAGTGTGAGCGAAAACGCCGATAAGGTGCCGGATGAAAGCCCTGCCATTGCATCGCCCGAGGGCGGTGAGGTCGTGTATATGTCCGAACCATTGGACCGCCCGACCGAGCTGGAAGGCGCCACTTACAAGCTGAAATGGCCCGACAGCAATCATGCGATCTATGTCACTGTCAACGACATCGTGCTGAACGGCCACCGTCGCCCGTTTGAGGTGTTCATCAACTCCAAGAATATGGAGCATTTCGCCTGGACCGTGGCGCTGACCCGCATGATCTCGGCTGTGTTCCGGCGCGGCGGCGACGTGTCTTTCGTGGTGGAAGAGCTGAAGGCCGTGTTCGATCCGCGCGGCGGGGCGTGGATGAATGGAAAATACATTCCCTCCATCCTCGCGGCCATCGGCGGAGTGCTTGAACAGCACATGGTCGCCATTGGTTTCCTCGAAGGCGAAGGCATGGGGCTGAAGGCCGACCCACGGGCGCAGGTGGTGAATCTCGACAGCCCCAAAGGCCCGGCCTGCCCGTCCTGCGGTCAGTATGACATGCGCATGGTTGAGGGGTGTATGACATGCGGCAGTTGTGGGCATTCCAAGTGCGGGTAG
- a CDS encoding DUF1489 family protein — protein sequence MANLHLIKLSVGTESVEDLAAWHKTKRAQGADGLPRHVTRMWPKREAELLDGGSIYWVIQGHVQCRQRIVRLDEVIGSDGIRRCAIVLDPELIRTTSARKRPFQGWRYLPGDDAPVDLPKGRQSDDTLPADLSAALADIGVL from the coding sequence TTGGCCAACCTACATCTCATCAAGCTCAGCGTCGGCACCGAGAGCGTCGAGGACCTCGCCGCATGGCACAAGACCAAGCGCGCCCAGGGGGCCGATGGGTTGCCGCGCCATGTGACGCGCATGTGGCCCAAGCGTGAAGCGGAGCTGCTTGATGGCGGATCGATCTACTGGGTGATCCAGGGCCATGTGCAATGCCGCCAGAGGATCGTGCGGCTGGATGAGGTCATCGGCTCCGATGGCATCCGTCGCTGCGCGATCGTGCTCGACCCGGAGCTGATCCGCACCACCAGCGCCCGCAAACGCCCGTTTCAGGGATGGCGCTACCTGCCCGGCGACGATGCGCCTGTCGACCTGCCTAAAGGCCGTCAGAGCGACGACACTCTGCCCGCCGATCTATCCGCTGCCCTCGCTGATATCGGCGTTCTATAA
- a CDS encoding mandelate racemase/muconate lactonizing enzyme family protein has product MKIRSISATAVNIPFVAPYRFSYGSIASLTKTVIQLRTEDGVVGLGECADGDRVRDVEVMGEALIGLDIRLIQDARRRVVPDMEYSAWANLPGLRRAFGGIEMAMWDARGKTEGVPLWHLLGGKARDHVALTEYFSFREPGPTHPGESTPLEIARFCAEMIEQHDARIFEGKLATVDLATEVEMVREIRAAIGDRELRLDANGGWTLPSARQAILALQPYDVAWYEEPVESYEEMAALRAMTPASFSAHRIDLRKAVALGAPDAIVTNLNELGGIANTVAFIAACERFDVGFRFHSGETGIASAAYLQVSAALEPVRGASQTLFRWYADDVIEGGPFVPKSGAVSVPDGPGLGVVLDSKALERCHQRYCDEGAFPAATKAGRYGGSFRKL; this is encoded by the coding sequence ATGAAGATCCGGTCCATTTCGGCCACAGCGGTCAATATCCCCTTCGTTGCCCCCTATCGCTTTAGCTATGGCAGTATCGCATCGCTTACCAAGACGGTGATCCAGCTTCGGACAGAAGACGGGGTCGTTGGTCTCGGTGAATGTGCAGATGGTGATCGCGTGCGGGACGTCGAGGTGATGGGGGAGGCGCTGATCGGGCTCGATATCCGCCTCATTCAGGACGCGCGACGGCGGGTTGTTCCCGATATGGAATACAGCGCCTGGGCCAATCTGCCAGGATTGCGCCGCGCGTTTGGCGGGATCGAGATGGCCATGTGGGATGCGCGCGGCAAGACCGAAGGCGTGCCGCTCTGGCATTTGTTGGGGGGCAAGGCCCGTGACCACGTGGCTCTGACCGAATACTTCTCGTTCCGTGAACCGGGGCCGACGCATCCAGGTGAGAGTACGCCGCTGGAGATTGCCCGGTTTTGCGCCGAGATGATCGAACAGCACGATGCCCGGATATTCGAAGGCAAGCTTGCCACCGTTGATCTTGCCACCGAGGTGGAGATGGTCCGGGAGATCAGAGCGGCGATTGGAGACCGCGAGTTGAGACTGGATGCCAATGGCGGCTGGACGCTTCCCTCGGCGAGGCAGGCGATCCTCGCATTGCAGCCCTATGATGTGGCCTGGTACGAGGAACCGGTTGAAAGCTACGAGGAAATGGCGGCGCTGCGTGCGATGACGCCAGCCAGCTTTTCGGCACATAGGATCGATCTGCGCAAAGCCGTGGCCTTGGGCGCTCCGGACGCGATTGTGACCAATCTTAATGAGCTTGGAGGCATCGCCAATACGGTCGCGTTTATCGCCGCCTGTGAGCGGTTCGATGTGGGATTTCGTTTTCATTCCGGCGAGACGGGTATCGCCAGTGCGGCTTATCTTCAGGTCTCGGCGGCGTTGGAGCCAGTGCGCGGGGCGTCGCAGACCCTTTTTCGCTGGTATGCGGATGATGTGATCGAGGGCGGACCTTTTGTGCCGAAATCGGGGGCTGTCTCGGTGCCGGACGGCCCGGGGCTGGGCGTGGTGCTGGACAGCAAGGCGCTTGAGCGGTGCCACCAGCGCTATTGCGATGAGGGGGCTTTCCCTGCAGCGACGAAGGCGGGCAGATATGGTGGAAGTTTCCGCAAGCTCTGA
- the hisG gene encoding ATP phosphoribosyltransferase, translating into MSIKLGVPSKGRLMEKSFDWFGQRGIALGRSGSDREYAGAVDGIENVELILLSAGEIPRELAAGRIHLGVTGTDLVREKLAGWQNRVTELEPLGFGQADLILAVPQAWVDVSTLDDLDAVAAAFRERHGFRLRIATKYHRLVREFLRLNGVADYQLVDSQGATEGTVKNETAEAIADITSTGDTLRANHLKVLDDGLILSSQATLFQSRMAEIPEADRHTMTELLTRLALG; encoded by the coding sequence ATGAGCATCAAGCTGGGCGTACCGTCCAAGGGCCGACTGATGGAAAAAAGCTTCGACTGGTTTGGCCAGCGGGGTATCGCGCTTGGCCGTTCCGGGTCAGACCGCGAATATGCTGGCGCCGTGGACGGTATAGAAAACGTCGAGTTGATCCTGCTTTCAGCAGGGGAAATTCCGCGGGAACTGGCGGCGGGGCGCATTCACCTTGGCGTCACCGGAACAGATCTTGTTCGTGAAAAGCTTGCAGGCTGGCAAAACCGGGTGACGGAACTGGAGCCATTGGGTTTTGGTCAGGCCGATCTGATCCTCGCGGTGCCGCAAGCCTGGGTCGATGTCAGCACACTCGATGATCTTGATGCGGTGGCTGCCGCATTCCGTGAACGGCATGGTTTCCGGCTTAGGATCGCAACCAAGTATCACCGCCTTGTGCGCGAGTTCCTGCGTTTGAACGGCGTGGCGGATTATCAGCTTGTCGATAGTCAGGGCGCGACCGAAGGCACTGTTAAGAACGAGACCGCGGAGGCGATTGCCGATATCACCTCAACGGGGGACACCCTGCGCGCCAATCATCTGAAGGTGCTCGATGACGGGCTGATCCTCAGCTCTCAGGCGACTTTGTTTCAGTCACGTATGGCTGAGATTCCCGAGGCTGATCGGCACACGATGACTGAGCTTCTGACGCGTCTTGCTCTGGGGTGA